The Salmo trutta chromosome 6, fSalTru1.1, whole genome shotgun sequence genome has a window encoding:
- the LOC115196015 gene encoding CLIP-associating protein 1-B isoform X8 → MEWNMEYCMEQVMQKDLGRRLQVGQDIIDSILDKDKSQDLEQDQTMLDRMVDGVATNWVNSSNFKVALLGMDLLSALVTRLQERFRTQIGTVLPSLIDRLGDSKDQVRDQDQALLLKIMDQAANPQYVWDRMLGGFKHKNNRTRESVCICLIATLNVYGAQGLTLSKIVPHICNLLGDPTSQVRDGAMNCLVEIYRHVGERVRMDLGKKGLPQSRLNVIFSKFDEVQRSGNMILSPVSDKNFEDDDSVDGGRSSSSKGPSSGKKTVSMGSFRRPGSASSTKSTGRDGPSAAAAGAVDEEDFIRAFEEVPAMQLFSNREMEDAMTKIREVLADDKRDWEHRVTALKKMRSLLLAGAVEFDGFSQQLRLTEAAFKMSSKDLRSQVVREACITLGHLSYILGNKFDHCAESIMPTLLTLVSNSAKVMATSGIAVIRLIIRHTHYPRLIPIVTSSCQSKSVAVRRRCFEFLDLLLQEWQTSSLERNVAVLTETIKKGVHDADSEARSVARKCYWTFHGHFSREAEQLFQALESSYQKALQSHMKSSDSILSLPASDRSSSSSQESLNRPQSAKSSMGNTGTRTKAASSRGPSTPGSLQRSRSDVDVNAAATASAKTRMTPVPASPAPFSAASALPPGSYASLDNTPDNIRPEGRVRTRRTSSGSGVGASPSVTDSRGRSRAKMVSVSQPGSRSGSPGRLLSQTYGRIPRATGATTPADRRPKVPRSHGCSRDTSPDRSGLARSRIPRPSMSQGCSRDTSRESSRDTSPARGFSPLASRRVSRSTSALHSAESVGHSERLGLAHQARISASVNAMRILNTGTEVEAAVADALLLGDARNNKRRPVRRRYESPGIYSDDDANSDASSACSERSYGSRNGGPPHYMRQTEDVAEVLNHCASSNWSERKEGLLGLQSLLVSQRILSRVELKRLCEIFTRMFADPHSKRVFSMFLETLVDFITLHREDVQDWLFVLLTQLLKKMGADLLGSVQAKVQKALDVTRDSFPFDQQFNILMRFIVDQTQTPNLKVKVAILRYIECLARQMDPADFVNSSETRLAVSRIITWTTEPKSSDVRKSFHHSWAGEELSGRPSTTVASLPGEGNVEERCKQAAQVVLIALFELNTPEFTMLLGALPKTFQDGATKLLHSHLRNSSNTGVASPSSTMGRTPPPPRHPSSRSSPLTSPTNCSHGGGLSPSMLEYDTENLNTDQIYSSLRGVTEAIQNFSFRSQEDLMEPGRGKREDTPGVGTASHSGVDVVEGPGGRTALDNKTSLLNTPSPRSFSGPRGRDYNPYNYTDTISAYDKAALRETVYEDDVEHLREGRQECGGENKMLRTKNSSPAEQLELVGELLKELSNPSERPEERRGALVELLKIAREDSLAVWEEHFKTMLLLLLETLSDQDHTIRALALRVLKEILRNQPARFKNYAELTIMKTLEAHKDSHKEVVRAAEESASTLAGSIHPEQCIKVLCPIVQTADYPINLASIKMQTKVIERITKESLHQLLPDIIPGLLQGYDNTESSVRKASVFCLVAVYSVIGEELKPYLAQLTGSKMKLLNLYIKRAQTSTSNSSSSSDISSY, encoded by the exons GTGGCTTTGTTGGGAATGGACTTACTCTCAGCTTTAGTAACAAGACTACAGGAACGGTTTAGGACACAGATTGGAACTG TTTTGCCGAGTTTGATAGATCGACTAGGCGACTCAAAGGACCAAGTCAGAGACCAGGATCAAGCTCTCCTGCTAAAGATCATGGACCAAGCTGCTAATCCACAG TATGTATGGGACCGAATGTTAGGAGGATTCAAACACAAGAACAACAGGACCAGGGAGAGTGTCTGCATTTGCCTTATCGCCACGTTAAATGT ATATGGAGCTCAAGGCTTGACCCTCAGCAAAATTGTCCCCCACATATGTAATCTTTTAGGAGACCCTACAAGCCAG GTGCGAGACGGGGCCATGAACTGTCTTGTTGAAATCTACAGACACGTCGGGGAGAGGGTGCGGATGGACCTGGGGAAAAAAGGACTACCACAGTCAAG GTTGAATGTCATCTTCAGTAAATTTGATGAAGTACAAAGATCGGGGAACATGATCCTGTCCCCTGTCTCAG ATAAGAACTTTGAAGATGATGATTCGGTGGACGGGGGGCGGTCCTCCTCTTCTAAGGGCCCGTCGTCAGGGAAGAAGACAGTGAGCATGGGGTCGTTCCGTAGGCCCGGCTCTGCTTCCAGCACCAAATCAACAG GGAGAGATGGTCCTAGTGCGGCTGCTGCAGGGGCTGTGGATGAGGAGGACTTCATCCGTGCCTTCGAGGAAGTGCCCGCTATGCAA ctTTTCTCCAACAGGGAAATGGAGGACGCCATGACCAAGATCAGAGAGGTGCTGGCTGACGACAAACGAGACTGGGAGCACAGAGTCACTGCG TTGAAGAAGATGCGTTCTCTGCTCCTGGCGGGAGCGGTGGAGTTTGACGGTTTCTCCCAGCAGCTGCGTCTCACGGAGGCAGCCTTCAAGATGTCCTCTAAAGACCTGCGCTCTCAGGTGGTCAGAGAGGCCTGCATCACTCTGGG CCACCTGTCCTACATCCTGGGGAACAAGTTTGATCATTGTGCTGAGTCCATCATGCCCACTCTCCTAACCCTGGTCTCTAACTCGGCCAAGGTCATGGCCACATCCGGAATCGCTGTCATACGACTCATCATCAGA CATACACACTACCCTCGTCTCATTCCTATCGTGACCAGCAGCTGCCAGTCCAAATCTGTGGCCGTCAGAAG GCGCTGTTTTGAGTTCTTGGACCTCTTGCTGCAGGAGTGGCAGACCAGCTCTTTAGAGAG GAATGTAGCTGTTCTGACAGAGACCATCAAGAAAGGAGTCCATGATGCAGACTCCGAGGCCAGATCAGTGGCCAGGAA GTGCTACTGGACGTTCCACGGCCACTTCAGCCGGGAGGCGGAGCAGCTGTTCCAGGCTCTAGAGTCGTCCTATCAGAAGGCTCTCCAGTCCCACATGAAGAGTTCTGACAGCATCCTGTCCCTCCCTGCCTCAGaccgctcctcctcctcctcacaggaGAGCCTCAA CCGCCCTCAGTCCGCCAAGAGCTCCATGGGAAACACCGGGACCAGGA CGAAAGCGGCTTCCTCCAGAGGTCCCTCCACCCCGGGCTCTCTCCAGCGTTCCCGTAGCGACGTGGACGTGAACGCTGCTGCCACCGCTAGTGCCAAGACCAGGATGACTCCCGTGCCCGCCTCGCCCGCCCCCTTCAGCGCTGCCTCCGCTCTGCCACCCGGCTCCTACGCCTCTCTAG ACAACACACCTGATAACATTAGGCCAGAGG gcCGTGTGCGTACCAGGAGAACGAGTTCGGGGAGCGGCGTGGGGGCGAGTCCCTCTGTCACAGACAGTAGGGGGAGAAGTCGAGCCAAAATGGTGTCGGTGTCTCAAC CTGGCAGTCGTTCTGGCTCCCCTGGTCGTCTCCTGAGCCAAACATACGGCAGGATCCCCAGGGCAACTGGAGCGACAACGCCAGCAGACAGGAGGCCTAAAGTCCCCCGCAGCCATGGCTGCAGCCGAGACACCAGTCCAGACAGATCAGGCCTGG CGAGGAGTCGTATCCCCCGGCCCAGCATGAGTCAGGGCTGCAGCAGGGACACCTCTAGGGAGAGCAGCCGGGACACCAGCCCCGCTCGGGGATTCTCTCCTCTGG CGTCCAGACGGGTCTCCCGCTCCACCAGTGCTCTCCACTCGGCTGAGTCTGTGGGCCACTCAG AGCGTCTAGGTCTGGCCCACCAGGCCCGTATCTCAGCCTCTGTCAACGCCATGaggatcctcaacactgggaccgaGGTGGAGGCAGCCGTAGCCGATGCCCTGTTACTAGGAGACGCCAGGAACAACAAG CGGCGGCCAGTCAGACGGCGGTACGAGTCCCCGGGCATCTACTCAGACGACGACGCTAACAGCGACGCCAGCAGCGCCTGCTCTGAGCGCTCGTATGGCTCGCGGAACGGCGGCCCGCCCCACTACATGAGACAGACGGAGGACGTGGCCGAGGTGCTGAACCACTGTGCCAGTTCCAACTGGTCTGAGAGGAAGGAGGGGCTGCTGGGACTACAGAGCCTGCTCGTTAGCCAGAGAATTCTCAG CCGTGTGGAGCTGAAGAGGTTGTGTGAGATCTTCACAAGGATGTTTGCTGACCCACACAGCAAG CGA GTGTTCAGTATGTTTCTGGAGACCCTGGTAGACTTCATCACCCTGCACAGAGAGGACGTGCAGGACTGGCTGTTTGTCCTGCTCACCCAGCTGCTGAAGAAGATGGGAGCCGACCTCCTGGGTTCCGTACAGGCCAAGGTCCAGAAGGCTCTGGACGTCACCAG ggACTCGTTCCCGTTCGACCAGCAGTTTAACATCCTGATGCGTTTCATCGTGGACCAGACCCAGACCCCCAACCTGAAGGTCAAGGTGGCCATCCTGAGGTACATTGAGTGCCTGGCCCGTCAAATGGACCCCGCGGACTTTGTCAACTCCAGCGAGACACGCCTGGCCGTCTCCCGCATCATCACCTGGACCACGGAACCAAAGAGCTCCGACGTCCGGAAG AGCTTCCACCATAGCTGGGCAGGTGAGGAGTTGTCAGGCAGGCCCAGCACCACCGTAGCCTCTCTACCTGGAGAGGGGAACGTGGAGGAGCGGTGCAAGCAG GCGGCCCAGGTGGTTCTGATCGCCTTGTTCGAGCTGAACACCCCAGAGTTCACCATGCTGCTGGGGGCCCTGCCCAAGACCTTCCAGGACGGAGCCACTAAACTGCTGCATAGCCACCTCCGGAACTCCAGCAACACCGGCGTG GCTTCTCCCAGTAGCACCATGGGACGGACTCCTCCCCCACCTCGCCACCCCAGCAGTCGCAGCagccccctcacctctcccaccAACTGCTCCCATGGGGGAGGGCTCTCTCCCAG CATGTTGGAGTACGACACAGAGAACCTGAACACCGATCAGATCTATAGCTCCCTGCGAGGCGTCACTGAGGCCATCCAGAACTTCAGCTTCCGCAGTCAGGAGGACCTCATGGAGCCAGGCAGAGGCAAGAGAGAGGACACG CCGGGTGTTGGAACAGCGTCACACTCTGGTGTCGACGTGGTGGAGGGGCCCGGGGGTCGCACGGCCCTGGACAACAAGACCTCCCTACTCAACACCCCCTCCCCGCGTTCCTTCTCCGGGCCCCGGGGCCGCGACTACAACCCCTACAACTACACAGACACCATCAGCGCCTACGACAAGGCTGCCCTGAGAGAGACGGTGTACGAGGACGACGTGGAGCACCTTCGAGAGG GCCGCCAAGAGTGTGGTGGAGAGAACAAGATGCTGCGTACCAAGAACAGTTCCCCTGCGGAGCAGCTGGAACTG GTGGGCGAGCTGCTGAAGGAGCTGTCTAACCCCAGTGAGaggccagaggagaggaggggagcccTGGTGGAGCTGCTGAAGATAGCCCGGGAGGACAGCCTGGCAGTGTGGGAGGAACACTTCAAAACCATGTTGCTCCTGCTGCTAGAGACCCTGTCAGACCAAGAT CACACCATCCGGGCCCTGGCACTACGAGTGCTGAAGGAGATCTTACGTAACCAGCCGGCCCGCTTCAAGAACTATGCAGAACTCACCATCATGAAGACTCTGGAGGCACACAAAGACTCCCACAAAGAG GTTGTGCGGGCAGCAGAGGAGTCAGCCTCCACCCTGGCCGGCTCCATCCACCCAGAACAGTGTATCAAGGTGCTGTGTCCCATCGTCCAGACGGCTGACTACCCCATCAACCTGGCTTCCATCAAGATGCAGACCAAGGTGATAGAACGCATCACCAAGGAGTCCCTACACCAGCTGCTGCCTGACATCATACCAGGACTACTGCag gGGTACGACAACACAGAGAGCAGTGTGAGGAaggccagtgtgttctgtctGGTGGCTGTCTACTCTGTCATCGGTGAAGAGCTGAAGCCCTACCTGGCCCAACTCACAGGAAGCAAG ATGAAGCTGCTGAACTTGTACATAAAGAGAGCCCAGACGTCcaccagcaacagcagcagctccTCAGACATCTCCTCATATTAA
- the LOC115196015 gene encoding CLIP-associating protein 1 isoform X1 has product MEWNMEYCMEQVMQKDLGRRLQVGQDIIDSILDKDKSQDLEQDQTMLDRMVDGVATNWVNSSNFKVALLGMDLLSALVTRLQERFRTQIGTVLPSLIDRLGDSKDQVRDQDQALLLKIMDQAANPQYVWDRMLGGFKHKNNRTRESVCICLIATLNVYGAQGLTLSKIVPHICNLLGDPTSQVRDGAMNCLVEIYRHVGERVRMDLGKKGLPQSRLNVIFSKFDEVQRSGNMILSPVSDKNFEDDDSVDGGRSSSSKGPSSGKKTVSMGSFRRPGSASSTKSTGRDGPSAAAAGAVDEEDFIRAFEEVPAMQLFSNREMEDAMTKIREVLADDKRDWEHRVTALKKMRSLLLAGAVEFDGFSQQLRLTEAAFKMSSKDLRSQVVREACITLGHLSYILGNKFDHCAESIMPTLLTLVSNSAKVMATSGIAVIRLIIRHTHYPRLIPIVTSSCQSKSVAVRRRCFEFLDLLLQEWQTSSLERNVAVLTETIKKGVHDADSEARSVARKCYWTFHGHFSREAEQLFQALESSYQKALQSHMKSSDSILSLPASDRSSSSSQESLNRPQSAKSSMGNTGTRTKAASSRGPSTPGSLQRSRSDVDVNAAATASAKTRMTPVPASPAPFSAASALPPGSYASLDNTPDNIRPEGRVRTRRTSSGSGVGASPSVTDSRGRSRAKMVSVSQPGSRSGSPGRLLSQTYGRIPRATGATTPADRRPKVPRSHGCSRDTSPDRSGLARSRIPRPSMSQGCSRDTSRESSRDTSPARGFSPLASRRVSRSTSALHSAESVGHSERLGLAHQARISASVNAMRILNTGTEVEAAVADALLLGDARNNKRRPVRRRYESPGIYSDDDANSDASSACSERSYGSRNGGPPHYMRQTEDVAEVLNHCASSNWSERKEGLLGLQSLLVSQRILSRVELKRLCEIFTRMFADPHSKRVFSMFLETLVDFITLHREDVQDWLFVLLTQLLKKMGADLLGSVQAKVQKALDVTRDSFPFDQQFNILMRFIVDQTQTPNLKVKVAILRYIECLARQMDPADFVNSSETRLAVSRIITWTTEPKSSDVRKSFHHSWAGEELSGRPSTTVASLPGEGNVEERCKQAAQVVLIALFELNTPEFTMLLGALPKTFQDGATKLLHSHLRNSSNTGVASPSSTMGRTPPPPRHPSSRSSPLTSPTNCSHGGGLSPSRLWGWSADGLSKYPPPFPSPLSSTPAAPSLKTLRSAFSPSMLEYDTENLNTDQIYSSLRGVTEAIQNFSFRSQEDLMEPGRGKREDTPGVGTASHSGVDVVEGPGGRTALDNKTSLLNTPSPRSFSGPRGRDYNPYNYTDTISAYDKAALRETVYEDDVEHLREGRQECGGENKMLRTKNSSPAEQLELVGELLKELSNPSERPEERRGALVELLKIAREDSLAVWEEHFKTMLLLLLETLSDQDHTIRALALRVLKEILRNQPARFKNYAELTIMKTLEAHKDSHKEVVRAAEESASTLAGSIHPEQCIKVLCPIVQTADYPINLASIKMQTKVIERITKESLHQLLPDIIPGLLQGYDNTESSVRKASVFCLVAVYSVIGEELKPYLAQLTGSKMKLLNLYIKRAQTSTSNSSSSSDISSY; this is encoded by the exons GTGGCTTTGTTGGGAATGGACTTACTCTCAGCTTTAGTAACAAGACTACAGGAACGGTTTAGGACACAGATTGGAACTG TTTTGCCGAGTTTGATAGATCGACTAGGCGACTCAAAGGACCAAGTCAGAGACCAGGATCAAGCTCTCCTGCTAAAGATCATGGACCAAGCTGCTAATCCACAG TATGTATGGGACCGAATGTTAGGAGGATTCAAACACAAGAACAACAGGACCAGGGAGAGTGTCTGCATTTGCCTTATCGCCACGTTAAATGT ATATGGAGCTCAAGGCTTGACCCTCAGCAAAATTGTCCCCCACATATGTAATCTTTTAGGAGACCCTACAAGCCAG GTGCGAGACGGGGCCATGAACTGTCTTGTTGAAATCTACAGACACGTCGGGGAGAGGGTGCGGATGGACCTGGGGAAAAAAGGACTACCACAGTCAAG GTTGAATGTCATCTTCAGTAAATTTGATGAAGTACAAAGATCGGGGAACATGATCCTGTCCCCTGTCTCAG ATAAGAACTTTGAAGATGATGATTCGGTGGACGGGGGGCGGTCCTCCTCTTCTAAGGGCCCGTCGTCAGGGAAGAAGACAGTGAGCATGGGGTCGTTCCGTAGGCCCGGCTCTGCTTCCAGCACCAAATCAACAG GGAGAGATGGTCCTAGTGCGGCTGCTGCAGGGGCTGTGGATGAGGAGGACTTCATCCGTGCCTTCGAGGAAGTGCCCGCTATGCAA ctTTTCTCCAACAGGGAAATGGAGGACGCCATGACCAAGATCAGAGAGGTGCTGGCTGACGACAAACGAGACTGGGAGCACAGAGTCACTGCG TTGAAGAAGATGCGTTCTCTGCTCCTGGCGGGAGCGGTGGAGTTTGACGGTTTCTCCCAGCAGCTGCGTCTCACGGAGGCAGCCTTCAAGATGTCCTCTAAAGACCTGCGCTCTCAGGTGGTCAGAGAGGCCTGCATCACTCTGGG CCACCTGTCCTACATCCTGGGGAACAAGTTTGATCATTGTGCTGAGTCCATCATGCCCACTCTCCTAACCCTGGTCTCTAACTCGGCCAAGGTCATGGCCACATCCGGAATCGCTGTCATACGACTCATCATCAGA CATACACACTACCCTCGTCTCATTCCTATCGTGACCAGCAGCTGCCAGTCCAAATCTGTGGCCGTCAGAAG GCGCTGTTTTGAGTTCTTGGACCTCTTGCTGCAGGAGTGGCAGACCAGCTCTTTAGAGAG GAATGTAGCTGTTCTGACAGAGACCATCAAGAAAGGAGTCCATGATGCAGACTCCGAGGCCAGATCAGTGGCCAGGAA GTGCTACTGGACGTTCCACGGCCACTTCAGCCGGGAGGCGGAGCAGCTGTTCCAGGCTCTAGAGTCGTCCTATCAGAAGGCTCTCCAGTCCCACATGAAGAGTTCTGACAGCATCCTGTCCCTCCCTGCCTCAGaccgctcctcctcctcctcacaggaGAGCCTCAA CCGCCCTCAGTCCGCCAAGAGCTCCATGGGAAACACCGGGACCAGGA CGAAAGCGGCTTCCTCCAGAGGTCCCTCCACCCCGGGCTCTCTCCAGCGTTCCCGTAGCGACGTGGACGTGAACGCTGCTGCCACCGCTAGTGCCAAGACCAGGATGACTCCCGTGCCCGCCTCGCCCGCCCCCTTCAGCGCTGCCTCCGCTCTGCCACCCGGCTCCTACGCCTCTCTAG ACAACACACCTGATAACATTAGGCCAGAGG gcCGTGTGCGTACCAGGAGAACGAGTTCGGGGAGCGGCGTGGGGGCGAGTCCCTCTGTCACAGACAGTAGGGGGAGAAGTCGAGCCAAAATGGTGTCGGTGTCTCAAC CTGGCAGTCGTTCTGGCTCCCCTGGTCGTCTCCTGAGCCAAACATACGGCAGGATCCCCAGGGCAACTGGAGCGACAACGCCAGCAGACAGGAGGCCTAAAGTCCCCCGCAGCCATGGCTGCAGCCGAGACACCAGTCCAGACAGATCAGGCCTGG CGAGGAGTCGTATCCCCCGGCCCAGCATGAGTCAGGGCTGCAGCAGGGACACCTCTAGGGAGAGCAGCCGGGACACCAGCCCCGCTCGGGGATTCTCTCCTCTGG CGTCCAGACGGGTCTCCCGCTCCACCAGTGCTCTCCACTCGGCTGAGTCTGTGGGCCACTCAG AGCGTCTAGGTCTGGCCCACCAGGCCCGTATCTCAGCCTCTGTCAACGCCATGaggatcctcaacactgggaccgaGGTGGAGGCAGCCGTAGCCGATGCCCTGTTACTAGGAGACGCCAGGAACAACAAG CGGCGGCCAGTCAGACGGCGGTACGAGTCCCCGGGCATCTACTCAGACGACGACGCTAACAGCGACGCCAGCAGCGCCTGCTCTGAGCGCTCGTATGGCTCGCGGAACGGCGGCCCGCCCCACTACATGAGACAGACGGAGGACGTGGCCGAGGTGCTGAACCACTGTGCCAGTTCCAACTGGTCTGAGAGGAAGGAGGGGCTGCTGGGACTACAGAGCCTGCTCGTTAGCCAGAGAATTCTCAG CCGTGTGGAGCTGAAGAGGTTGTGTGAGATCTTCACAAGGATGTTTGCTGACCCACACAGCAAG CGA GTGTTCAGTATGTTTCTGGAGACCCTGGTAGACTTCATCACCCTGCACAGAGAGGACGTGCAGGACTGGCTGTTTGTCCTGCTCACCCAGCTGCTGAAGAAGATGGGAGCCGACCTCCTGGGTTCCGTACAGGCCAAGGTCCAGAAGGCTCTGGACGTCACCAG ggACTCGTTCCCGTTCGACCAGCAGTTTAACATCCTGATGCGTTTCATCGTGGACCAGACCCAGACCCCCAACCTGAAGGTCAAGGTGGCCATCCTGAGGTACATTGAGTGCCTGGCCCGTCAAATGGACCCCGCGGACTTTGTCAACTCCAGCGAGACACGCCTGGCCGTCTCCCGCATCATCACCTGGACCACGGAACCAAAGAGCTCCGACGTCCGGAAG AGCTTCCACCATAGCTGGGCAGGTGAGGAGTTGTCAGGCAGGCCCAGCACCACCGTAGCCTCTCTACCTGGAGAGGGGAACGTGGAGGAGCGGTGCAAGCAG GCGGCCCAGGTGGTTCTGATCGCCTTGTTCGAGCTGAACACCCCAGAGTTCACCATGCTGCTGGGGGCCCTGCCCAAGACCTTCCAGGACGGAGCCACTAAACTGCTGCATAGCCACCTCCGGAACTCCAGCAACACCGGCGTG GCTTCTCCCAGTAGCACCATGGGACGGACTCCTCCCCCACCTCGCCACCCCAGCAGTCGCAGCagccccctcacctctcccaccAACTGCTCCCATGGGGGAGGGCTCTCTCCCAG TCGGCTATGGGGTTGGAGTGCCGATGGCCTGTCAAAGtacccccctcccttcccttctcctctctcctccacccctgctGCCCCCTCCCTGAAGACCCTACGAAGTGCTTTCTCTCCCAG CATGTTGGAGTACGACACAGAGAACCTGAACACCGATCAGATCTATAGCTCCCTGCGAGGCGTCACTGAGGCCATCCAGAACTTCAGCTTCCGCAGTCAGGAGGACCTCATGGAGCCAGGCAGAGGCAAGAGAGAGGACACG CCGGGTGTTGGAACAGCGTCACACTCTGGTGTCGACGTGGTGGAGGGGCCCGGGGGTCGCACGGCCCTGGACAACAAGACCTCCCTACTCAACACCCCCTCCCCGCGTTCCTTCTCCGGGCCCCGGGGCCGCGACTACAACCCCTACAACTACACAGACACCATCAGCGCCTACGACAAGGCTGCCCTGAGAGAGACGGTGTACGAGGACGACGTGGAGCACCTTCGAGAGG GCCGCCAAGAGTGTGGTGGAGAGAACAAGATGCTGCGTACCAAGAACAGTTCCCCTGCGGAGCAGCTGGAACTG GTGGGCGAGCTGCTGAAGGAGCTGTCTAACCCCAGTGAGaggccagaggagaggaggggagcccTGGTGGAGCTGCTGAAGATAGCCCGGGAGGACAGCCTGGCAGTGTGGGAGGAACACTTCAAAACCATGTTGCTCCTGCTGCTAGAGACCCTGTCAGACCAAGAT CACACCATCCGGGCCCTGGCACTACGAGTGCTGAAGGAGATCTTACGTAACCAGCCGGCCCGCTTCAAGAACTATGCAGAACTCACCATCATGAAGACTCTGGAGGCACACAAAGACTCCCACAAAGAG GTTGTGCGGGCAGCAGAGGAGTCAGCCTCCACCCTGGCCGGCTCCATCCACCCAGAACAGTGTATCAAGGTGCTGTGTCCCATCGTCCAGACGGCTGACTACCCCATCAACCTGGCTTCCATCAAGATGCAGACCAAGGTGATAGAACGCATCACCAAGGAGTCCCTACACCAGCTGCTGCCTGACATCATACCAGGACTACTGCag gGGTACGACAACACAGAGAGCAGTGTGAGGAaggccagtgtgttctgtctGGTGGCTGTCTACTCTGTCATCGGTGAAGAGCTGAAGCCCTACCTGGCCCAACTCACAGGAAGCAAG ATGAAGCTGCTGAACTTGTACATAAAGAGAGCCCAGACGTCcaccagcaacagcagcagctccTCAGACATCTCCTCATATTAA